The genomic region GTGTCATGAATTCAATTCACTTGGACCTGACAAGGAAAGGAGCTCCACTCGGGATAACAGAAACCCGATGACCGTTTCAGAACGCACACTGATCGTTCATGAAAGCACGTGGATGCGTCGCGTGGAGAATAGGCCTCACGGGAAGGCTGTGAGGACGTGACAGGTGTGCCCAATAACCAGAGATCATTTGGGGGCGGCCTTGACCAACAAAAAAAGCTCAGCTCTGAAAACATTAATAAAATGTAAAGGGATGGCAAATCATTTTGAATTACGTCCCAGAGAGCGAGTAACCCCTGACTGACTCGAATAACCCCTGACTGCAGATCGAGGAGGGGCTTAAATTTTCCCTAAACGTGGGCTGGTCTGAACGTTTAAGCAGAAAGCAGGAGAACGTGTTTCCGTCTGAGTCGTCTGAGTCCataatagagctcgtaagtcgccattgctcatgggacctatgagaccgaaaaaaatgaatgggagtcaatggagagaaagtaattattttctgatcccagtctttatatgccccggattacacatatgttgtttttggatttaaatgataatttttcatgcaaagaaaactataaTTTAGCAGGTAGGTTTGATACGGTTAGTTTTTGTGTGGGGCGCTTTGTGGACTACAACtcccgctgctctcgacgcgtaTGATATGCGTCACCACCACTCACAAACAGTTTTTTTGGCCTGTCAGTGGTGGATTTTTTTGGCCTCTCAGTGTATCGATACATGGTGTGTTTGCAGTTGAAAAATCTTTTTGTGGTCCTGCAACACCCATACATGTAATCAAGAATATGTGGGGGCCAGCACAGAAGATCATCTGTGAGGTCGACCAGTGTCGTTTGAATGCTGAATTTGCTCAAAGGAGCGGCATGTTGCCTTTCGATTGCCACCACATCCAATCATTGTATTGCCCACGCACTGACGGTCAAACCATGACACTCTTTACATTGTAATGGGGGCCAATTGTGATTTCAGAGAGGTATGTGTAAATCGTGACACATTATGCATAGTGTACAaggtgttatttttttacaacatATTAACATCTTCCTGCATTTCCTTCTTCAAAGGAAAACATGCTGCAAATTAGGAGATGGTGATGTCTCGCTCTCCTGCAGAACTTCCCTTAGCCGTAAGTGCCCTGAATATCACACTTTTGAatcaaatcacaaaaaaacagtATTACTCACTGTCAACAGACCAACATGAATGTTTTCATAGTGAATGTATGTTGTCATTAAATTACTAAGGTCCGAAGAAGACCGATTGCAGGACAGAAAACGGCGACGAGTGCAAGGAGGGCTACAGGTGAGAGGTCATGTGATTAATTAGTCTTGTAGTCAACTATTGCTAATCGTAATCCCTCCACTTATTTCAATTATCTGTTTTACATCTTGCATTGTTATTGTGCCTATAAGAACCGCAATCTGTTTCCTTTCTAGACGCTGGGAAATTGACAGAACTCGAAACCGGGAACAGGGTTGCTTGTTATGGGCCAGAAAAATACCATGATACTTGCCATTGTTAAACATTTATGGAAGCTTAAGGAATGTATTTGGCTTAGCTAAAACAAATTTCTTTGCAGATCAAACATTTTTTGCCTGGggtgaaaataaaaatcaatgaTGCAAAGTCTTCTGTCTTTGGTTTATTAGACTTAGCATTGAGTGTACAAAATAATATGTGTCTATACTCTTATGGAAATGCTATggtttgtttatatatatatatatatatatatatatatatatatatatatatatatatatatatatatatatatatatatacatacatacatatacatatacatatatatacatatatatatatatatatatatatatatatacatacatatatatatatatatatatacatatatatacatatatatatataatctttttttttttcatggtaAAAAAGTCATTTGACAAGTTAAAAGTAGGAATGCCTAAGTCTATCAAATGCATGAACCTTTTTCCATATTAAGTCATTGTTCTGTGCTATATTGACGTTTGAGAATGTGCTGCCGGATCTCtgccaccagatggcgcccgCGGGGGTGAAACCATGGGTTAAACGTTTAGACCAGCCCACATTTAGGGAAAATTtaagctcctcctcgatctgcgagtCAGGGGCACTTGGAGTGAGCggcctagcctggtcctaccagaccatcgtacttcatttcatctGAAGTgcaatgaaaattgagcggaagtaggtaggtgggcgatGCCAGGCTAAGAGCGGCCCATGCCTACCATCACATtaaccaaataaaacaaataatccctcattctcctcctcctcgtgtgCGAATAAAAACGAGAGTTTAGTATTTCTGTAGCTATTAAACTAACAGCGCCTGCATATTATCAAACGAAATCACAAAACAAATTAACAAAAATCCATTACCATCAGGCCTACATAGCAATAATTCAtctttagagctgtcaagcgattaaaatatttaatcgtgattaatcgcattaatgtaatagttaactcacgattaatcgcaaattatttttctatgctaaatatcccttgatttttttgtcccataattcttctcattttaattctcttatcaacatggtgaattgcatcggcttgccttgtgcaaatgattttttattgataacaacattggcatatactgatcaaaacaggacgatacaaaaaaagagcctatagtgcaattaaacgactgctttgaacaaatgtcatttgaacatagcagtcaggctactgcttctttgatttgagccaaagaaaaaaaaaaatatatatatatatattttttttatataaaataatttcgttaatcgcgcgataaaattttgaacgccgttaaatttggtttgcgttaacgccgttaataacgcgtttaactgacagctctaaaataAAGTAAACGTATTTTTCTTCGCAAGGTTGTAATGTAGGAACTCGCATCTTCTTGCTCAGCGCTGAATGGGAGCAATACTAGCCAATCACCACAAGAGGATGCTAAGGCACTAAGCATATAAAAAGTCATCAGCGTCAGGATTTACGTTGCTCAGATCCATCGTGCTGTGTCCATtttcaagtttatttttaacgGGAGCTGCAGACATTTGGAATAGGTGGAACCATAGGCCTATATTATTGAGTTGTAGTATAAATGGTCCGATACAACATGAGCATGTTCTGTGTGTCAAAACTCACCAACACAGGGAACTATGGTCAGTGGCGGTTCTAGGGGCGGGGCCACAGGGGCCCTGGCCCCTGCTGAAATCTGATTGGCCCCTGACGTGCCCCTATTTCGTCAATGAATTGACGAGCTGAACTACCGGAGAATTCAACGATCACAGATGCAATTGCACACCCAAACTATTGGCGGCATTAATGTGTCAATTCAACTTAGGAGAGGCCAGAAGGGAGGAGGTCCGAAGGGGGGagagctggagggaggaggtccGAAGGGGGGAGGCCTGAAGGGGGAGGcctgaagagaggagggaggagggaggaggcctgaagggaggaggcctggagggaggaggcctgaagggaggaggcctggagggaggaggtccGAAGGGGGGAGGCCTGAAGGGGGGAGGcctgaagagaggagggaggaggcctgaagagaggagggaggagggaggaggcctgaagggaggagggaggagggagggggccttaagggaggagggaggagaccttaaaggaggagggaggaggccttaagggaggagggaggaggcctGAGGGGAGGAAGCCTGGAGGGAGGAGGCTTTtggtgcgttttaatatccatccgtctcggaggtccgaggacgttgcctagcgacacgcacaaacacgccccttttccgaggacggcgatctcgccatctcggttgaactcagtggtgaccgagcgaaattccgagacagaattcaagatggctgcgcccattgtgacttgaagtatgaactgttttcattgtgcttggaccactttggtagTTTAAATGGtcatttcaatcactcgtattactgcaataccttactgcgtccgtatctctgcctatgtacacaaatatattgtatttgtgtacagcactttggtcaacgactgttgttttaaatgtgctatataaataaacttgacttgacttgactatggcctatagcctacttatattggatcgcctggtcctctgccaatgctaccgcgacaatagctttccgggtggcgtccatgttttcctccaacgaccgagcgaaataataaaacgcttgaagtgtgggcgtggcatcagatccgagatccgagtcggttcgcagagaatactcgaacgcaccaTTTAAGGTAGGAGGCCTGAGGggagattttttatttttttttacactccAAATCTAGCTCATCCGTGTTGATGCCACTCCTACAATTATCTGAAACGTCTTCATTTGTGAACAGGGAATTGGCTAATGTACATTTTCAGAGTGGCCCACTCTTGTTCTGACTTATCCATAAAATaaggcagggatgggcaactggcggcccgcgggccgcatgcggcccgcgacccgcatgcccactcagcccgcacataattataaaaaaaaaaatatatatatatatatatatatatataataataataataattgatcgagttacagaaaactcgttcaagaaagatgagaagaattcatagaattcaaaggcaaacccatgcgtctagtttgcttagaagcgatatcagtcatcaaagatccacttaagtcgccactacaactactacaactgtttgttgggtttgagttcattgagttgttgcacttaatgttgggccactgtttttcagttttttgacttcattgaatgatgatgtatgtgagccctttgcactgataaaaatactgaccattcatgtggctgtttgagcatggaaaacatgaaatgaatgtatgttggttcaattaacataccgtacataggttatgattctggacgatcttttaggtagtggccatcgccaaaatgcaccagaatactggaaatcatctaccaaattcaaaattatgtagcttctctcagctcacgtttagttgaagtgtgcagtgatgtggccctccgatggttatgataaaaaatgtggccctctttatcatgaaagttacCCATCCCTGAAATAAGGTAACTGATAACCGTCATTCACACATTAAAGAGTTTGGCCACTGAACGAAGAAGACCAAGAAGAAGCAACAATCCGTCAGGCTGTGATAGATGGTGAGAATttgattgttttgtgtgtgaacaAATGAAGATGTTTCAAATCCTCCTAAAAGGGCAGTCGAAACAGAAGCGATTATAGCCAGCAACAGGTCATCCACTTCGGTTATTTCTTACAAAAGGTTAGAaatcccatatcatgctttctTAGGGTTAATAGTTGCATTTTTGGGTACTACTAGCATAGGATAACATGCCACCTAGAAATATCTTACTATTCTCACACTGGTCATTTCTGTAAAACCGATTTCAGCAGCTTTCAAAAAACTGATTTGTATCATGTTAAATTTGTGTCACGTtgttgggtgacgtcacttctgttggtatttgaagcgagatcccaaacaaacagagccagctcccccctcccttccgtgtttcgtgcttctgtcacgttaaaattgtaccgggggcgaaaattgtaccggcctacgtcatcgtttgtttacatcctgacaacctgacaacctgccctgcaacagacgacgcgatgcagataacatgtttccaaacgacgaaataacataatacagatagcggatcgctatctgtattatgatagatagcgataacacttgtttttatcgaaacaataaaaaaaattgccagcgaaacggacgatcgcgtcaaatgacaaatgttttgcccgcgaaacgggcgatcgcgtcaaatgacgcgtcaaatcacgtaggaaggttcttgaacattctagactatgaaacctgcttaaaacactcagtttactagctaaattcgattaaacaattcaatacaaatataaagtaaaaacaagtgttatctagcgatccgttatctgtattatgtttcaagaaccctcctacgtcatttgacgcgatcgcccgtttcgcgggcaaaacatttgtcatttgacgcgatcgcccgtttcgctggcaattttttttattgtttcgattaaacaattaaatacaacacaaatataaagtaaaaacaagtgttatcgctatctatcataatacagatagcgatccgctatctgtattatgttatttcgtcgtttgaaaacatgttttctgcatcgcgtcgtctgttgccgggcaggttgtcaggatgtaaacaaacgatgacgtaggccggtacaattttcgcccccggtacaattttaacgtgacacatCCATGGCTGAGCTTGAGCGCCCCTTAGTGGAAGGAAGCAGGGGCGAAGGGGACAGGCTTCGTAGGGTTGGCAGGGTTCTCTTCAACACAACATCTACTACACCTACGGCCACTCACAACGGCCTCCTCGAGTAAGAAGAGGtcaacatcacccccccccccccccccccccccgagctccATCCCTTCCCCACCATGAGCTGTGGCATCATGAAGAAGAGGATGAACAGCTGATAGTTGACTTTATTTTCTATATCTTACACATTTTCCAACACAGGAAAATACAGAATTAATAATTTAAGTGATTAGTGACATCATTTCGCCAGTCAattgtattctttatttttaagcAAGGGGTTATTAACTGGGTTCTTCTTACACTTGAAACAATCTCAAATAACGTGTGTGGGCTTTACATCTTAAACAGGAACATAAAGATATGAACAGCTCTCTCACGGTTAGAATCACTTCTTGACCTGTTGGGGGAAGCAGTCCATTCCCACGTGTTTATATATTAATACAAGTGCAGGGACCACCCTGCCCACACAGCCAACATTCAGAGCACAAGGCCAGAAAACATAGTAATGTACACTTTAAGGAACGCAAAGATATTAGTTGAATCTTTAATATAATTTCTCagaaataaattaacaaaatataaaaaaagggtCCAAGACAGTTTTAGAGGGAAAAGAAATAAAACGTAGGTTTTTGCACGATGGTACATACAAGTTAAAGCATTACACTAGTATTTTACTGACGTTTTTCAGGGCAGACGAGGGATTATTAAACGTACTTGAATGtgcaacaaaaataacataccTCTCGGTTGCTATTTTCATTGTAGAATATTCAAATTCAACAGTGTTGCCACGGcaatggtagtgtgtgtgtgtgtgtgtgtgttatagcaTGCTGATGCAGTAAGAGTTATTTCTACGCGTCTATCTAACGTATAAATATAAGCTTGATGGGGAGTGATGCCCTTATTCAACTTTCAAGTCATTTTCTTCTTGGAAAAGTTGAACATGTTTAGCGCATAaaagtgttgtgttgtgttgtgttgtgtttggccAGAACTTCCTGGTTTCAACCAAGAATGCAATCAGCAGCAAGACTCCGTCACCCCTCTaaataccaccccccccccacacacacacacattagcacatAAGAAAAACACTCTCGGCCAATAGGTTCATGCTGTCTGTCTTTGAGTGTTTTCCCCCAGGTTGTCTTTAGTGTTGACATTTCACTTTGAAAGTTTTGTTGTAGaatagttttgtttttgtaaattcAGGTCTCAATTTGAACGGTACTAGAGGAAGGGGCGTGTCTTACAGGGAAAGGGGAGGTCCTAGAGGGAGGGGCGTTTCTTACAGGGAAAGGACATAACTTAGGCGGGAGGGGCTGGAAAGGGGTCAAACGGAGGTGACTATATAAGACCCTCTCTCGGAGCCGTCTCccttggagggggagggggagggaggggtctgCTGGGgtctcttcttcccccccccggcGGTGCTGACCGCCACGGGGGAAGGGATGAGTGAGGGTCTGGtgctggagggggagggcgtgTGGCTGGAGGCGGGGGTGCTCGTGTCAGCGCTGCTCTTGCGGGGGCTGGGTACGTAGTTGAAGGGCGAGACCCGGGCGGCcaccgtccctccccccccgccaccgccTCCCCCCGCCGGGCCGTTCAAGTACCCCTTCCCCGGCCCCGCCCTCTCAAAGGGCCCGGTGCGCCCGGGGGGGGCCGCAGGGGGCGTGGTCTCCAGACTGTCGCGGCTTCGGCTGCGGAGGTTGAGGTTGGCGTTGGGGGAGGGGCGGCCGGGGGTCGTCACGGTGACGCCCGTCTTGGGCGGCGAGGGGGCGCTGATGACGGGCGGGGCgttggaggaggacgaggatgagGACGAGGGCCGGGGGCTGTTGATGGGACAGTCCTCCATGCGGacccacacctcctcctgctgctccttggCCTTGCgccaggtgccccccccccgcggctCCTCCTGGTCgccccgggaggaggaggaggaggccgagagCAGGGAGGAAGAGCTGCCCGCACGCTTCCAGGTGCCGAcgcgggggagggaggagccgtgctggcccccctccccctcgcccctcctcccccccccctccctcttccaggTGCCCGTGCGGctgaggcggggggagggggaggggctctcCGAGTGGGAGCGGTTGGGGTTCTGGTTGTTGttcagggaggaagaggaggaggaggaggagacggtggaGTGGCTCGAGGGGGCGGGGCGTGTGGAGGAACTGGAGGAGCTCACGGGGTCTGccgccgggggcggggcttcctcTGACCTCTTCCTCCCGGGGGCGGAGCTCGGAGCCTCCTTGATGAAGGTGGACTGGCGGACTAGGGCGGGGCGCTCCACGGCCTCGCCGCCTGGCGCCGCGCCCCCGCCCACAGCGGCCCGCCCGCCGCTGTTGGACTTCCTGATGGGCgggccggggggaggggcctgctTGGCCGGTCGCCCTGGTGACGGACAGGAGAGGCGGGACGTGGGGGGCGCGGCTCCGGGGGACTTTGTGGACGAGGTGGAGGACGAcgaagaggaggtgagggggacgGGACGTCTGGAGGGGGTGGAGTCTCGAGAGCCGGAGCGGGAGGACGacgccccccggccccgccccccctccccgggctCCGCCCTCCTGCCGGGAGGGGTCTTAGTGCTGAGGCGCGGCGGGGGGAGGCCGGCGCCGGGGGCTTTGAGGGCGCGCCCCCTCGGGGAGGGCGTGGCCATCGCCGAGGGTGGCGTGTCTGACGTGGGGCGTGGCCGAGCGGTCGCGTCTGTCTGGGGGCGGGGTcgaggggcagggggaggcgtGTCTGACTGGGGGCGAGGGCGGGGCGCCGGCGGGGTGGCGTCCGTCTGGGGGCGCGGCCGGCCCGTCAGCAGACTCCTGTACACCTTCTTCCCGCCCTTCAGAGCCGTgctgcgctcctcctcctcccgcctcctcttctcctccagggtACTGCGCTCCCCCGGCCGCAGCACGCGGGCCCCGCCCCTCGGGCACGCGCCCGCCGTTCCTGTCGGCtcgcggggggcggggggctcctCCGGACCCTCCCCatcctccgcctcttcctcccccccctcctcctgctgctgctgctgctgctgctcctcctgctcctcctcttcctcctcctcctccagctcctcctcgccggccccgcctcctcgGTCTTTCCCCAGCGGCCTCTCCTCCGGCAGCGGTGCCTTGGCGGCGGGGCGGGGCGCGCGGTGGAAGGGCGAtcccagggagagggagaggccggAGCGCAGCGACAGGACCGAGTCAGAGTCCTCGTCTGACGAGTCCGGGGGCGGCTCCGCCACCGCCGCCTGGTTCAGGCTGCTGACCACCGAGTTGGCCCCCTCCTGGATCGCCTTCCAGTCgaacgcctcctcctcctccttcacgccgccctccgcctcctcctgctcctggcGGGGGGGCGGCGTGGAGGCGAGCGGCGCGGCGGGCTGCGGGGGGGCCGCCGGGTGCTTCCTCTTGGGCATGGCGGAGCTGATGCACTCCAGCAGTAGGTCGTCCTCCGAGTCGATGCTGAGGGAGCTGAGGGACGAGTTGCGGGAGAAGCACACAGGCGTGTCCTCCACGTTGAAGGCCCGGGGGGCGTAGCCCGCCCGGCCTGGCGGCACCGGCTGGCCGTTAGGAGGCGGGGCTTGTGCGTGCCCCTGAGTGGCGGCGACGGGGGGGGCCTGCGGGGGGGCAGGCTTCGCCGGGGGCTCttgcggcggcggtggcgagGGGGGGCTGGCGACGTTGTTGTTCTCCTGGTCCATGATGTCACtcagggagctgagggaggagttCCGCGAGAAGCAGACGGGcgtgtcctccacggcgaaccGCAGCTGGCGGCTGTCGTCCGGCGCCACccccgacggcggcggcgggggctcCGCCCCTTCCTTGCTGCGGGGGAGCACGGCGGCCGCGGGCGGTGCCAGCTTCTGCTGCGGGGGCTTGTGCTGCGGCGCCTCCGGGACGGAAGGACGCTCGGCGGGCCGCCTCCGGTCCCCCTcaggcccctcctcctcctcgtcaaaGTCCAGCGAGCTGAGGGAGTCGTTGCGGGAGAAACAGCAGGGCGTGCCCTCGATGGGCGTGTAGTGGTGCGGCGAGTCGTAGGCGAAGCGCCGCCGCTGGCCGCCGCCCCCTtgcaggggagggggcggagccggccGCTGTGCCACCATGGGCTTGACGGGGGAGGTGGGCTTGGGGCGGAGCTCCGACTCGCGCTGCGCCAGGCTGCAGATGGCCGTGTTGGCGGCGCTGGGAGCGTTGCCGTCGGTGGGCGGGGCGTGGCGTTGAGGCTGAGGGAGgttgcgttgggggcggggcttgggcaTGGCGGCACTGATGCACTCGGCCAGGATGTCCTCGTTCTCCTCGTCGTccgccacctccctcccctgccttttgacttcctgctcctcctccctggtcaTGGCGGCGACCGGGGCGTGGCGCCGCCCCCTGTGGTTTCCGGTGGCGACCTCGGTGGGCGGAGAGTCTATGGTGAGGTCGCTCAGCGAGGTGGCGGTGGAGAAGTTCAGGGGCGTGTCTTCCACGCAGTACACAAGGGGGGTCTCCTCCtcaagggggcggggcctgtgcTGCTGGGGGTGGAGCTTGTACACGGGCAGGAGGCTGGGCTTACGGCCCGCCGCGGCCATGGCAGACACGGGGCCGCCGGCCGTCTGCCCCTCGGTgccgcggggggccgggggaggggccggtgCGCCGTCTGAAGCCGCGGCCTTCTTCGGTCGGCGTGACGACCGCGTGGGCATGGCCAAGTGGATGCACGCCTCCAGGATAGagatgtcgtcgtcgtcgtcgtccccgaCGACCGTGTCCATGTCGTCGCTGCCACCGCCGGACGCACTCTGcgggcctcggtccggggccgAGGTCGCCATGGCGACGGGGGCCGAGTGGCCCGGGACCTCCGGCTGGCGGGGGATGAAGGGCTCGTCCACGCTGAGCGCGCTCAGGCTGGAGGCGCGCGAGAAGCCGTGGGGCGTGCTCTCGGTGGCGAAGTGCAGCAggaagtcctcctcctcctcctcccggttGCCGCCGCTGGCCGGGCCGCGGGCGCTGCCGTGGCCCCGCTGGGCCCGCGCCAGGCAGGCGGCGGAGGCCTGCAGGTCGGAGGCGGGGGGCTTCAGGGAGGCGGGCTGCGGAGGGGGGGTCTTGTTGCGGGAGGGGGGCATGGTCTGGCCGGGGCTGTCGGGCAGGTCGCTGGGGCTCACCACGCCGCTGGCCCCGCCGCTGCCGGGCTCGCTGGGGTGCGAGGAGTTGATGGAGGGCGAGCCGAAGCTGTccagggagctgagggaggtGCAGCGGGAGAACATCAGGGGCGTCTCCAGCGCCGACGCCAGCGCCGACGACGGGGCCGACGACGGGGCCACCGGGGGAGGGGTCTTGGGCGCCGCCGGGGCCTGCggctgctggtggtgatggtggttgccgtggtgatggtGCATCTGctggttgccgtggtgatgcTGTTGGTACGCGGTGGGCGCGCGGCGGGACAGCTGGCGTTGCCCCGGGGCGTCGGGGGACAGGCCATCCGAGGGGCCGGCGGCCATGCTCATGGCCTGGGGGTCGTCCCGCTCCTCCTTCTGTCCCGCGGGGAGCGTGGGGTAGtggccctggccccgcccccccgcccggcgCCGCCCACTGCGCCCGTCGTCCTCGTCGCCCGACGACAGCGAGGACAAAGAGCTGCCCCGCGAGAAGCAGATGGGCGTGTCCTCCACGCAGTAGGTCAGGGGCATGTCCTGGTTGACTCCGCCCCCAGCGGCCTTGGCGGGGAGGGGCTTCTGGCCGCCGGCGTTGCTCTTACAGGAAGAGGCGGCGGGAGAGGAGGCCGCGCAGCCAGGGGAGGCGTGGCCGCCGTACTTGATGCTGTAGTCGATGGGCTCCTGCtcgtggcggtggggggggaggttgcCCTCGCCAAAGTCATCCCCGTCGCTGCGGTGCGGCGGGCGGGGGTGCTGGCCGTCGGCGCGGCTCCCGGCCCGGTAGGCCGCCGGGTACGGCCGCCGGCGGTCCTCCcgccgccccg from Gadus morhua chromosome 19, gadMor3.0, whole genome shotgun sequence harbors:
- the apc gene encoding adenomatous polyposis coli protein isoform X2; this translates as MVSDMSLYRRCFFIVEVLKQLQGTIEEETSDIPAQLDFMERMKEMSIEPASLAPVKLRANKPAASPAAATQSPLSQGPHGSSYPKRGAPAPPAPATLSPPGDANQTPAGYLEQLKHERSLLLAELDKEEKEKEWYYGQLQNLTKRIDSLPLSDNFSLQTDMTRRQLEFEARQLRGAMEEQLGSCQDMERRALARLSRIQGIEKDLLRGGQRLLHTEDKAEGVQVCADSSNAANNTQVCEQDSTSEASSTGGYSIPRRLTSHLGTKVEMVYSLLSMLGTHDKDDMSRTLLAMSSSQDSCIAMRQSGCLPLLIQLLHGSDKDSLLLGNSRGSKEARARASAALHNIVHSRPDDKRARREARVLHLLEQVRVYCEACWAWQEEHQAGTQPDKNPVPSPGEHQICPAVCVLMKLSFDEEHRHAMNELGGLQAIAELLQADCELYGLTADHQSITLRRYAGMALTNLTFGDVGNKATLCSMKGCMRAMVAQLKSDSEDLQQVVASVLRNLSWRADASSKKTLREVGSVAALMSCGLHVQKESTLKSVLSALWNLSAHCSDNKAELCAVGGALGFLARALAQRGPASAALAVVESAGGILRNVSSLVATNQAYRQVLRDNGCLATLLQHLRSPSLTVVSNACGTLWNLSARDPRDQEALWEMGAVAMLRNLVHSRHKMIAMGSAAALRNLLANRPAKYASAAAAVGGTGPGGDLTATPSLHARKHKALIEELDAQRQQLSETFDGLENLGPAHHHRRHRQPSPSAAQHLHLQQQAPGRGGPGGRRHKGEEEGGGGARSPYANTPVLSSPRAPPRPPALAWPAASSDSLHSVGSADGYGATEEERLLEEERLLAGRQEEVEEEEEEEEEEEEGAAYRRYPADLAHKIHSANSMADAADAELDTPINYSLKYSDEQLHSGRQSPAPAPGQSRGREREKDEEEEAEEGAGRREDRRRPYPAAYRAGSRADGQHPRPPHRSDGDDFGEGNLPPHRHEQEPIDYSIKYGGHASPGCAASSPAASSCKSNAGGQKPLPAKAAGGGVNQDMPLTYCVEDTPICFSRGSSLSSLSSGDEDDGRSGRRRAGGRGQGHYPTLPAGQKEERDDPQAMSMAAGPSDGLSPDAPGQRQLSRRAPTAYQQHHHGNQQMHHHHGNHHHHQQPQAPAAPKTPPPVAPSSAPSSALASALETPLMFSRCTSLSSLDSFGSPSINSSHPSEPGSGGASGVVSPSDLPDSPGQTMPPSRNKTPPPQPASLKPPASDLQASAACLARAQRGHGSARGPASGGNREEEEEDFLLHFATESTPHGFSRASSLSALSVDEPFIPRQPEVPGHSAPVAMATSAPDRGPQSASGGGSDDMDTVVGDDDDDDISILEACIHLAMPTRSSRRPKKAAASDGAPAPPPAPRGTEGQTAGGPVSAMAAAGRKPSLLPVYKLHPQQHRPRPLEEETPLVYCVEDTPLNFSTATSLSDLTIDSPPTEVATGNHRGRRHAPVAAMTREEEQEVKRQGREVADDEENEDILAECISAAMPKPRPQRNLPQPQRHAPPTDGNAPSAANTAICSLAQRESELRPKPTSPVKPMVAQRPAPPPPLQGGGGQRRRFAYDSPHHYTPIEGTPCCFSRNDSLSSLDFDEEEEGPEGDRRRPAERPSVPEAPQHKPPQQKLAPPAAAVLPRSKEGAEPPPPPSGVAPDDSRQLRFAVEDTPVCFSRNSSLSSLSDIMDQENNNVASPPSPPPPQEPPAKPAPPQAPPVAATQGHAQAPPPNGQPVPPGRAGYAPRAFNVEDTPVCFSRNSSLSSLSIDSEDDLLLECISSAMPKRKHPAAPPQPAAPLASTPPPRQEQEEAEGGVKEEEEAFDWKAIQEGANSVVSSLNQAAVAEPPPDSSDEDSDSVLSLRSGLSLSLGSPFHRAPRPAAKAPLPEERPLGKDRGGGAGEEELEEEEEEEEQEEQQQQQQQEEGGEEEAEDGEGPEEPPAPREPTGTAGACPRGGARVLRPGERSTLEEKRRREEEERSTALKGGKKVYRSLLTGRPRPQTDATPPAPRPRPQSDTPPPAPRPRPQTDATARPRPTSDTPPSAMATPSPRGRALKAPGAGLPPPRLSTKTPPGRRAEPGEGGRGRGASSSRSGSRDSTPSRRPVPLTSSSSSSTSSTKSPGAAPPTSRLSCPSPGRPAKQAPPPGPPIRKSNSGGRAAVGGGAAPGGEAVERPALVRQSTFIKEAPSSAPGRKRSEEAPPPAADPVSSSSSSTRPAPSSHSTVSSSSSSSSLNNNQNPNRSHSESPSPSPRLSRTGTWKREGGGRRGEGEGGQHGSSLPRVGTWKRAGSSSSLLSASSSSSRGDQEEPRGGGTWRKAKEQQEEVWVRMEDCPINSPRPSSSSSSSSNAPPVISAPSPPKTGVTVTTPGRPSPNANLNLRSRSRDSLETTPPAAPPGRTGPFERAGPGKGYLNGPAGGGGGGGGGTVAARVSPFNYVPSPRKSSADTSTPASSHTPSPSSTRPSLIPSPVAVSTAGGGKKRPQQTPPSPSPSKGDGSERGSYIVTSV